The following proteins are encoded in a genomic region of Triticum dicoccoides isolate Atlit2015 ecotype Zavitan chromosome 1B, WEW_v2.0, whole genome shotgun sequence:
- the LOC119346363 gene encoding uncharacterized protein LOC119346363 isoform X1 gives MSFQKRRLLQDRQGRCRRPRRFYDLFHLCSPRQGEGRRPMTGRRSRPSRSATRSFPVTGSLKLKTGHIVLVMSGWRYCGLMSLEQSDPSKICAKILGVKGIVVVRSMSPASTRHGVHSPKEQGFKAGQQASLDESISLLKQITAEINAQVSVDTKAVMGLLDLC, from the exons ATGAGTTTCCAGAAGCGTCGTCTCCTACAAGACAGGCAAGGACGATGTCGTCGCCCTCGCAG GTTCTATGATCTGTTCCATCTCTGTTCTCCTCGTCAAG GGGAGGGGAGGCGGCCAATGACAGGGAGAAGGAGCAGGCCGTCAAGGAGTGCAACCAGAAGC TTTCCGGTGACTGGAAGTCTGAAACTCAAGACAGGGCATATTGTTTTGGTTATGAGTGGTTGGAGATATTGTGGCTTGATGTCCCTAGAGCAGTCGGACCCTTCCAAGATAT GTGCTAAAATCCTAGGTGTCAAGGGCATTGTGGTGGTGCGATCCATGTCTCCTGCGAGCACTCGGCATGGCGTCCATAGCCCCAAAGAGCAGGGCTTCAAG GCTGGACAACAAGCTTCACTTGATGAAAGCATTTCCCTTCTAAAACAGATTACTGCTGAGATTAATGCACAAGTTAGTGTTGATACTAAGGCGGTTATGGGATTGCTTGATCTATGCTAG
- the LOC119346363 gene encoding uncharacterized protein LOC119346363 isoform X2, protein MSFQKRRLLQDRQGRCRRPRRFYDLFHLCSPRQGEGRRPMTGRRSRPSRSATRSFPVTGSLKLKTGHIVLVMSGWRYCGLMSLEQSDPSKICAKILGVKGIVVVRSMSPASTRHGVHSPKEQGFKAGQQASLDESISLLKQITAEINAQIAMGWSSRGGGR, encoded by the exons ATGAGTTTCCAGAAGCGTCGTCTCCTACAAGACAGGCAAGGACGATGTCGTCGCCCTCGCAG GTTCTATGATCTGTTCCATCTCTGTTCTCCTCGTCAAG GGGAGGGGAGGCGGCCAATGACAGGGAGAAGGAGCAGGCCGTCAAGGAGTGCAACCAGAAGC TTTCCGGTGACTGGAAGTCTGAAACTCAAGACAGGGCATATTGTTTTGGTTATGAGTGGTTGGAGATATTGTGGCTTGATGTCCCTAGAGCAGTCGGACCCTTCCAAGATAT GTGCTAAAATCCTAGGTGTCAAGGGCATTGTGGTGGTGCGATCCATGTCTCCTGCGAGCACTCGGCATGGCGTCCATAGCCCCAAAGAGCAGGGCTTCAAG GCTGGACAACAAGCTTCACTTGATGAAAGCATTTCCCTTCTAAAACAGATTACTGCTGAGATTAATGCACAA ATTGCTATGGGCTGGagctccaggggaggagggaggtaA